The nucleotide window GCTTGTGTGCCAGAAACAACTCGTCGAGCTGCTTTTTGTCAACAACGTCGGGGGCGCTTGTCATAAGCTCTGACGCATTTTGGACTTTTGGGAACGCAATAACATCACGGACGCTTTCGGCGCCGGTGAGGAGCATGACGAGCCTGTCGAGCCCAAAGGCCAGACCGCCGTGCGGCGGCGCGCCGTATTTAAAAGCTTCTAAAAGGTGGCCAAAGCGCGCGTGCGTATCCTCGTGCGTCAAGCCGAGCGCGCGGAACATCGTCTCCTGCATGTCCGGCGTCGAAATCCGGATAGACCCGCCGCCAAGCTCCGTGCCATTTAATATAATGTCATACGCTTTAGCGCGGCAGCTCTTTTTATCCGATTCGATTTTGCCGATATCGGCATCAAGAGGGGCTGTAAAGGGGTGGTGCATCGCCACAAAGCGGCCCTCTTCCTCGGAATACTCAAACATGGGGAACTCCGTGACCCACAACAGCCGATAGTCGCCCTTCTTCAGGAGGCCGAGACGTTTGGCGCATTCACAGCGCAGCGCGCCGAGCACGGCAAAAACCGTTTTGTCACTGCAGTCGGCGACGACGAGGATCAGGTCGCCTGTTTTGGCACCCGCCCGCGCAATAATGGCATTATTTTCGTCATCTGTGAGGAACTTGGCAAAGGAGGAGCTCGCGCCATCCTGCCCCAGACGCGTCCAGGCAAGCCCTTTAGCGCCATAAGTTTTGACAAATTCGACAAGAGCGTCAATCTGTTTTCTCGGGAAAGCATCCGCCCCGCCGGGGACAACGATACACCGGACGCTGCCGCCCTGCTCGACCGGGTCTTTAAAGACCTTAAATCCGCAGGTTTTTACAAGGTCGCTGATGTCGCAAAGCTCCAGCCCGAAGCGGAGATCCGGCTTGTCGGAGCCGAAGCGCGCCATCGCCTCATCATACGGCAGGCGGAGCAGAGGCGTTTTGATCTCGACGCCGAGTACGTCTTTGAAAACTTTTTTCAAGAAGCCCTCGTTGACGGCAATGACGTCGTCGGTATCGACAAAGGACATTTCAAGGTCAATCTGCGTAAACTCCGGCTGCCGGTCGGCACGAAGGTCTTCATCCCGGAAGCAGCGCGCGATCTGGAAATACCGGTCAAAGCCCGAGAGCATCAAAAGCTGTTTATACTGCTGCGGGGACTGCGGGAGGGCGTAAAATTTCCCCGGATGGACGCGGCTGGGCACAAGATAGTCGCGCGCGCCTTCCGGCGTTGATTTCGTAAGGATTGGCGTTTCAATTTCATAAAAGCCGTTTTCATCAAAATAGTCGCGGGCGATTTTAACGACCTTGTGGCGCAGCGAGATGGCGCGCTGCATATCGGGCCGGCGAAGGTCGAGATAGCGGTATTTCAGGCGCAGCGTGTCGTTGACATCGGAATTTTCCGTTATTTCGAAAGGCGGCGTTTCCGAAACGGCTAGAATGCGGAGCGACGTCACCGCAAGCTCAACATCACCCGTCGGCAGGTCTTTGTTTTTTGACGACCGCTCGCGCAAAACGCCCGTCACGGCAAGAACATATTCAGAGCGGACCGACAGCGCTTTTTCAAAGACATCCCGAGCTGTCCCATCGTCAAAGGCCAACTGCACGATGCCCGTCCTGTCGCGCAGGTCGATAAATAAAAGCTGCCCCAAGTCACGGCGGCGCTGGACCCAGCCGCAGACGGAGAGCGTTTTGCCGATATCGGATGATTTGACGAGACCGCAGTAGTCAGAGCGCTTAAAGCCGTTTAATGATTCCATGTGTTGAAAACTCCAGACATTATTCTTGATTTGGTTCTTTGATCGGCAGACCGTCACGCCTCGAAGGGACGGCGGTTTTGATGCGCGTGAGGACGTCCTCAAAAGGCGCAGACGTCTGCGTGCCGGTCGTCATATCCTTGACGGATATCACGTTATTTTTCAGCTCATCCTCGCCGAGGAAGACGACAAAGGGGATTTTAAGCTTGTCGGCATAGGCGAGCTTTGCTTTAAACTTTTTGTTTTCACTGTATATCTGAACGCGAAGCCCATTTTCGCGCAGCGCCGTTGCCAGAGTGACGGACGGCCCCATGTCACCGGTCATCGGCAGGATCAGAACGTCCGATGGGGCAAATAGCAGCGCATCGTTTAAATAGCCCTGGTTTTCAAGAATAAAAAACAGCCGCGTCAAGCCGATCGAAATGCCGACGCCTGGTAGCTTTTTCTCCGTATAATACCCCGCAAGGTCGTCATAGCGGCCGCCGGAGCAAATCGAACCGATTTCGGGATGATCTGTCATCGTCGTCTCGTACACCGTGCCGGTGTAGTAGTCCAGACCCCGCGCAATGGTGAGGTCCAGTCGCACATGTGACGCCGGGACGCCGAAATCCGCCATGAGGCGGAGCACCGTTTCAAGCTCTGAAAGACCGGTGTCAAACGTGTCGTTTTGGCCGCGAAACGCCGAGAGCTTCAACAAAGGGTCCTCGGCGCTGTCACGACAAGTGATAACGGCGAGAAGTTGGCTGGCTTGACTCGGCTCAAATGAAAGCTCATTCGTCATCAAGCTGAGCACCTTGTCGTCCCCGATTTTTTCAAGCTTGTCGATAACCTGCATGACGGCGTGGGCTTTTTCGCCGATCCCGAAAATGGCGAAAAGCCCGGTAAGGACCTTGCGGTTGTTGACGCGGATGACGAACTTCTCGAGGCCGAGCGCACGGAAACAGCGGTAGATAATACTCGGGATTTCGGCCTCGTTTACGATGTCTAGAGCGCCGTCGCCCACCACGTCGATATCAGCCTGATAAAACTCGCGGAAGCGGCCGCGCTGGGCGCGCTCGCCGCGGAAGACTTTGCCGATCTGATACCGGCGGAAGGGAAATGTCAGCTGACCGGCGTGCAGGGCAACGTATTTTGCCAGCGGCACCGTGAGGTCAAAACGGAGTGACAGATCGCTGTCACCCTTTGTAAAGCGGTAGATCTGTTTTTCCGTTTCGCCGCCGCCCTTGGCCAAAAGCACTTCGGACGCCTCAACAAGCGGTGTATCAAGCGGTGTGAAAGCGTAGAGCGAAAACGTGTCGCGCAGCTTTGCAACCATAAGATCGAACAGCGCCTGGCGTTCCGGCAAAAGCTCCATAAAGCCCGACAGGGTGCGGGGCGTGACTTTTTCCATGATGATTCTCCTTGATATCGACTCAAAAACAAACACGCGGGCGGGGGCAAGCCCCCGCCCTGCAGCACGATCGGAAAACGATTAATGCTTCGGGTTAACAATGTCGCGCCAGTCAAGGTCGCCGCGCTTGAGGCCTTGGATCAGGACCTCCGCCGTCGCGACGTTTGAGGCAAAGGGTACGTTATATTGGTCGCAAAGCCGCGCAATGTCATTGACGTTGCTTGACATATCCGGCTGTGTCGGGTCGCAGAAAAATAAGACGAGGTCCAGCTCGTTATAGGCGATGCGCGCGCCGATCTGCTGGTCGCCACCTTGATTGCCGGAGAGATAAAGCGTCATCGGCAGACCGGTAGCCTCTGTGACAAGCCGACCGGTCGTATTCGTGGCACAGATGGAATGACCGGCGAGAATGCCGCAATAGGCGATACAAAATTGCACCATCAGTTCCTTTTTTCTGTCGTGAGCCATCAAAGCGATATTCAATAAAGCCGCCCTCTTTCCGGATTTGTTAACCGAATTGTGTCAGGACCATTTTTTGCTGAGCGGGATGCGCTCACCGGCAAGACGCCGGGCAATTTTCAGATATTGGAGCGCTGCTTTTTTGTGCGTATAGAGAATAAGCGGCATCTCGGAGTTGGAGGCCATGAAAACGGCCTCATCCTCTTCCACAAGGCCAATCAGACGCGCGCCGACCGTGTCGATGACGTCATCCACCGTCGTGTCAAGCTGGCGAAACTTACGCGGGTTGACGCGGTTGACAACGAGGCGGATTTCACTGATCCCCATCGCGCGCAGTTCTTCGGCAACGCGCTGCCCGTCGCGCATGCTCGACATATCGAAGACAGCCACAATCAGCGCCATGTCGGCAGCCTGTGCGGCAAGGCGGAAACCGGGGCCGACGCCTGCCGGAGAATCGATCAGGCAGTAGTCGAACGTCTCCTTAATCTGCCCCATCAGAGCGGACATTGCGGCGGGGTCGATATCCTCCGGGCCGCGAAACGCCGGGGCCGACAGAAAAAACAGGTTTTCAATGTTCGGGTGCTCGCTGCACGCTTCCGTGAGCGTCGTATCGCCATCGAGGACATCGGCAAAATCCGTCACGGCGTAATCCGACATGCCGATGGTGATATCGAGGTTGCGCAAGCCGGCGTCACAGTCCATGCACAGCGTTTTATACCCAAGCGCAGCAAGGCAGGAGGAGATGGCACCGACAGAAGTCGTTTTGCCCGTGCCGCCCTTGCCGGAGGCGACGACGATCACTTTGCCCATAGGTCTCTCCAATCCAAGCCGTTAAAGTAGTTATATCATTATATACAACGACGGCGTCGTTGACAAGTCTCCATTCTGTACAAAATTATGAAATCCGGACAGCGGCCGTCACGGCAGAACCGTGTTGTCCTTGGCGGTGGTGATGCCGGGCTGTGACTTAAAATACTGTGTCATGATGTCTTTGGCGATTTCCATGATCGTGGAGCCGGACGTCCCCTTTTCTACAACAAGGGCGATAGCAATCTGCGGGTCGTCGGCCGGGGCGTAACAGACAAAAATGCCGTTATTCAGCTTGGCATTCTTTTTCGTCGCGCTTGATTGAACGGTACCTGTTTTGGCAGCAACCGGGATCGCATAGTTTTGAAAGACAGATTTGGCCGTACCGCTTGAGGCCACCAGCTTCATCCCCTGCTGCAGATATCCGATATACTCGCTGCCGCTGACCGTGTTGATCAGTTTTTGCTGCGGCTGATAAACGACCTGGGAGAAATCGGCGCTGCGGATACTGCGCAGGATCGTCAGGTTATAATGCTTGCCACCGTTTGCGATCGTCGCGACATAGTTGCTCAGCTGCACCGGTGTAAAATAGTTGATATCCTGACCGATAGCCGTAATAATGTTGTCGGCCGCGTACCAATCGTCCCCGACAATCTCTTTTTTTGTCTCCGGCGTTGCCAGCGTCCCGGCAGCCTCCGGCAGCTCGATGCCTGTCTTCGCGCCCAGACCGAAGTCGGAGGCGGTGCTCGAAATTGCGTCGATACCGATGGTGTCACCGAGCCAGTAGAAGAAATAGTTGCAGGAGTCACGCAGGGCCGTTACGATCGTTTCCGGCCCGTGCCCATGCCCTTCCTGCGTGTAAATCCAGCAGACCGGCTTAAAGCCGGTGTCGGCGTACCTCATGTAAACGCCCGTATCGTCAATGGTGGTGTTCGGCGTAATGGCACCTGACTTAAAGCCAGCAAGAGCCGTCACCATTTTAAACGTGGAGCCGGGGTTATACGTGCCCATTGTAGCCCTGTTGTAGAGCGGCTGCGTTTTATTGTTCAACAGGTCTGATATGTTATCTGAGAGCTTTGACAAATCGTACGACGGATACGATGCGCAGGCCAGAACTTCGCCCGTTTTGACGTCCGTCACGACGACGGCGCCGCCTGTGACGCGGTCTTCCTCAGTTCGGTCGGCATTGATCAGGTCGATTTTGGCGGCCAGCGCGTCCTCACAGACGGCCTGCAGACCGATGTCAATAGATAAAAAGACGTTGTTACCGGGAACGGGCTCTTTCGTCGTTTGGACATTTAAAACAGTGCCGTTATTGCTGGTTGTCGTGACCTGCTTACCGTCCGTCCCATGCAGATATTTTTCAAAAGCAAATTCGGCACCAGATTTTCCAACCATGGCACTGTAGGAATATCCGAGGGTACTATATTTATTGTCGTATTCTTCCTTGTCCATCAGGCCGATGTAACCGAGCAAATGCGCGGCATACGTCGTGTTATAGACGCGTTTTGAAGACGTTTCAATATTGACGCCGGGGTATTTCTGTTCTTTAATCATCGACAGGAAGTCGACACTGACGTCGTAGGCAAAGACATATGGGTTCAAGCTTTTGACACGGCGCATCTCAAGCTCATATCGCACCCCGATAACCAAGCGCGCGTCGTTAATATTCGTTGTAAAATCGATGCCGTAGCGCTCTTTCAGCTTGATAATCAGGTCGGAGGCGGAGATGTTCGGGTCGGCTTTGATATAACTGATAAAGGCCGACAGGCGATCTTTTTGCGTTTTCGTCATTTCGGAATCGTATGTAAACGGTGCCCCGGCCGTCACGGGGAACGTGTCGGTATACGTAATGTTGTTAGCAATAGCAGCGTGAATGAGGTCGAGAATTGTTTTGTTCGGATCACCGCTGTCAAGCAGTGCATCGAGGGAGAGCGAGACGTTATAGGAAACGCGGGAAGAGACAAGAACGATGCCGTTCCTGTCGAGAATATCACCGCGGGCAGCCGTTAGGATCGTTGCCTGTTTCGTTGTGTTGCGCGCCAGATATGCGTTTTCAGCCCCGCCCTTGTCAAAGAGCTGGAGCTTATACAGTGTTGCCAAATAAATGCCGAGAACGAGAAGGATCAAAACGGCAACGACGGCAATTCTCGAGGATTTGTAGTATTTCTGCATGGAAGGCCCTTTCTAACAGCCTGAAGCCAGAAGCGTCAGGCGGACGGAACACGCCGGCTGAGTGACCGGATAATCGGGTAAATCGGAAACGCAAAAAAAATGGAATAGAGCGTCTGCAAAAAACCGACGCGCAGCAGCGATGAAAAATCGACGCGAGAGAAGAAAAGCAGAGAGAACATGTTGACAAACGCCGTCAGGAGCAATGCGCCCAAGCAGCAGATCAAAAATGTCGGAAAGCCGCGCGCCAGCACCGTTTCGGACAGGATGCCGACGCCGATGCCGATAATGGTGAACGTGACCGTCATGAGCGCGACCGGCTGATTGAATGAAATGTCGCAGAGGATACCGGCCAGCAGCCCGTAGCCGGCGCCGCGGGCGCTGCCTTCAAACATAGCGATGCCGACAACGACAAGCGGCAGAATGACAGGGAAAATACCGGCAATCGGCAGGTACGCAAAAATCATAGATTGCAACATGTAAACGAGCACGATGACGAGGATATGTGCCAGCAGGACAGCCGGAATCTGGATCTTGGACATGTTATTCCCCGTTTCCTGTTATTTCAAAACTCGTGATCAGATAGACGTTTGTGAGGCTGCTTAGGTCGGCAGCCGGCTTGATTGTGGCGTAACGGCGGATGCCCGTATCATAGGTACTTACATCCTGCACCGTCCCGATAACGAGCCCGGCCGGCAATATTCCCCCCTTGCCGGAGGTGATGATGGTATCGCCGGTGACGATATCCGTGGAGTCCGGCAGATAGTCGAGCTTTAGCATGTCCTGACCCATCAGGGTAAAGTCGCCTGTGGCGATGGCGTGCTCGTCATTGCGCTCAATATACGCGCCGACGGAAAACGTCGTGTCCAGAACGGTGACAACAGTGGAGGAGTTTGAGCTGACAGCACTGACAACGCCGACAAGATCGCCCGTTTCCGTGATCACACAATCGCCAACCTTGATGCGGGAGTTCGACGAGCCTTTACTGATGGTGAAGGAGGACGACCAGTTTGAGACGCTCCACGAGATAACAGAGGCCATGTCGTATTGCTTGTAATCGGGATGACGCGCGCTGAGCTCTAAAAGGGCGCGCAGCTGCTCGTTTTCATTGGACACGTCCGTATACTCTCTGTAATCTTGCTGGAGCTTAGCCAGCTCTGCTTTAAGGCTCTCGTTTTCTTCAACGACCTTCTCATACTGGTTTATATAACCATATAGGTTCTCATATTCCCTGGCGACGGACGAGGCGATGCTTTTCAGCGGTTTTGATAGCGACATCAGGGAGTTCGTGAGAAAACCAGGACTGCCATTTGTATTGACCGATATGAGCGTCAACGTCGCGATGATGACCGCGACGATTAAGACGCCTAAAACTCTGATTCTCAAAAACCGTTTCATTTAATTACCTGCTTTCGTACCGTCGGCCGGTAAAGCCGCAAGGTCAACGCCGAACGCCCGCAAGGCCGTCACAAGGCGGCAGAGCGGCAGCCCCATGACGGTGAAAAAATCGCCCTCAATGCGCTCGATAAAGACGGCGCCGCGGCCTTGCGCGCCGTAAGCGCCCGCCTTGTCCAGCGGCTCCCCTGTCGCGACATAGGACGCGATTTCACTGCCGGACAGTGCCCTGAAGAAAACATCGGTCTTCTCCGCAAATGTCACACGACGGCCGCTTTGAAGGAGCACGACGCCGGTGTAAACCGTGTGGCGGTTGCCGGAGAGGCGTTTGAGCATATCTGCGGCTTCAGATGCATCACGCGGCTTGCCGAGGGGGACACCGTCCAGATAGACAAGTGTGTCGGCTGCCAAAACAATATCGTCTCTGCCCGCGCGGGATGCAACGTCCTCCGCCTTGGCGAGGGCTATCTGACAAACGGCTTGCTCCGGCGGGAGCGGGCCGGTATCCTCCTGTGTGTCGGCCGGGATGACTTTAAAGTCTTTCAGGCCGAGCATGCAAAGAAGCTCGCGCCGACGCGGCGAGGCTGAGGCGAGAATAAGGCCCATTATTCCACTCCCCTGAAATACAGCCCGCGCGTGTACGTACCGGGTTCATAGTCGCCCTGCCCCAGGTAACGGCGGAAAACAGCCACGCATTCAACGGCGTTTTCCGTTGTGAACATGAGCCGCTCCGCCCAAAGACCGAGCTTGGCTGTCTCGTTAAGTTTATCGGCCAAAAAGAGCTTCTTGGAATTTAAAACAACATTGCGGCACTTATATTCGGGGACGATGGGGAAAAACGCGCCCTGGCGGTCTTTAAGGCCGGACGGGTTATCACAGGTGCACAGATTGGTGCTGTTTTTGACGATGCAATTTTCCGTCAGCATAAGCGGCAGGCGGCCGTAAACAATCAGCTCCGTGTCGAGCGGTTTTGAGAGATCGCGGATTTGTTCAAGGCGGAGCTCAAAAGAAAGCGTTGCCGACAGCAGGCCGATGTCTTTCATAGATTTGAGCGTCTGGGAATTGTAAATATTCAGGCCGAAATCACCGCGTGCCTCAAAGCCCAGACTCTTGACGAACTGGATATGGCCGATGTTGCCGATGAGTGCTTCGGTGATGCCCATACGGCTTGCTTTTTCAAGCAGACTTGTAACGTCTTTTTTCTCGCTGTCAAAGATAACGCGCGGCAGCCGGACGGCAACAGTGATATCCGGATCGTCCAAAAACGGAATGAGGGCGTCATCATCGTCGCGGAGTTCTTCAAGTGGTAAATATAAAACACGCGGCTGTAAAACGGCCAGCTCCTTAGACAGTTGCGCGGATTTCATGACGGAGATTGTAAAAACCGGCTTATCCTCCCGGTTGAGCAGGCGGAGGCCCGGAATAAATTCCCCTTCCAGGCGGGGCTCAAAGTGTTTGCGCTTTTCCATGAGCTCGGCAAGCAGGTCGCGCCGCATTTCATTGATGGCCGCAGCCGGCAGTGACAGGCCGCCGTCGACCGCGCTTTTAACACCAACGCAGTAAAACGGCGTGCCGCCCGTTTTGTGCAGCTGTGTCTGCAAGGCCGTCGCCGTCAGCTCCTTGTGGAACGCCGGTTCCGGCGCAAGCCCCTGCGTCATGGCCTGATTTCCCTTGTCGTCGACAGCGGCAAATTTTGAAGGCTCGCCAAGCCGGACAACGCCCGCAAAGCGGACGGGAATGCGTTGGAACTCGCCGTGCAGATAATTTTTCCGCGCCGTGGCAAAAATGACCTGATCGCCTTTTTTCTCCTCTTCACGGATGCCGAACATATCAACGCCCTTTTTCCCGACATAATAGCCGTCCGTAAAGCCCTGTCTGGAAAAAGCCTGCTCCAGGGCACGCATATCATCAGCCGAGGGTTGTTTTCTTTCTTTAACGGCCTGTGAGTAAATGCCGGTAACGATCGCCGCATATTCCGGCCGACGCATGCGGCCTTCGATTTTCAGGCTTGTCACGCCGATTTGTTCAAGTTCCTCGAGGTGTTCAATCAGGCAGTTGTCTTTAAGGCTTAGAACATATTCGGCGGTGTGGCCGCCGGTGCTGTAATTCAGGCGGCACGGCTGCGCGCAAAGACCTCTGTTGCCGCTGCGGCGACCGATCATGGCGCTCATATAGCACTGGCCGGAGTAGCACATGCATAAAGCGCCGTGCGCGAAGACTTCTGTTTCAATCGGCGCATTCCGGCAGATATAGGCGATTTCAGCCCGAGACAGCTCCCGGGAGAGGACAACGCGGGAGAGACCCATCGCTGCCGCGAGCTTGACCCCTTCGAGATTATGAATGCTCATCTGTGTGCTCGCGTGCAGCGGCATTTCCGGAGTCGCTTGGCGCAGGGCGCGCAGAACGCCAAGGTCCTGTATGATAAACGCGTCAGCGCCGTGGCGGCAGGCAAATTTAGCCTGCTCGGCAAGCATTGGGAACTCTCTGTCAGAGGCAAGCGTATTAAACGTGACGTATATTTTAACGCCGCGGATGCGGCAGTATTCGGCGGCTTTACGAAAATCTTCCGCAGTAAAATTCTTCGCATTTCTGCGGGCGTTAAAATTGCCGAAGCCGACATAGACCGCGTCGGCACCGTTTTGTACGGCGGCGATGACCCCCTCGGAAGAACCGGCGGGGGCAAGTATTTCAAGCATGTTTCATCTGCCTTTCACTGAGGGAAAGTGTTGTGATACACCATGGCCCAGTATCGTCAATGGCTTGTCTGAAAGCCAAAAAAAAACGGACGACAAGACGGCCGGCCGAGCCGACATTCTTTTTATAAAGATAACATATCTGCTAGTAATGTCAATAATAAGCCTGAGACAAGGCAAAGGCTTGACAGGGTTCAACGCGGCGCTATTTAAAAAACCCATTGTGAATAAACGTTGTCTCCCGGGCCATCACGAAGGCGGACGGGTCGACGTGATAGACAATACGCTGCAGCTTTTTAAGGTCGCTGCCCCGAATTTCGATAACGAGCAGATACTTCTCATTGCCGAAAGCCGAACTGTTGACGTTCAGAACGGAGACGCCGAAACCAGCGTTTTGGATGGCCTCGACAAGACGGTCGTTTTTCGAGCTGGTGACGATTTGGATATCGAGAAAGCCTCTGAGAAAAGTGTTTGCCAGTCTGCCGCCGGCCCATGTCCCGGCGGCAAAGCCGCCGGCATACGATAGCGCGACAAAAAGGCTGCTGCCGCCTTTGCTGATAGCGGCCTGAACAATGACATACCAGACAAAAATCTCGACAAAACCAATGGCGGAGGCCGCCACGATTTTGCCCTTAACCGTCAAAATGGTGCGCACCGTACCAAGCGAAACATCGACGATCCTGCAAAAAAAGACCTGTATACACAGTAATAACAGTTCCATAAGGCCTCCTCAGGCATCATACCGCCCCAAGACGGCATCGTTTCGGCGACATAACGGGCTTTCAATGTCCGCCGTCGCCGTATAGAATTAATTTTGACATAATTATCATGATTTAATCGCCGGGCGGCATTGCCCGGCGAGACATTTGCTGATATAATCAGAGCGCAGCAGCGATGACAGCCGCGCCGCTGGACAGCGGGGTTTTTAGGCCATCGTTCGATTGTTGTCAAACAGGAAAGGAGAAGCGCCGTTTTGGATGTTAAACTCGTTTTGTCAGGCTCCGAAGCAATCACACTGAGCGGGCAGGCAGCCGATAAACTCATCCGCGCCGCCGACGGTGACGCGGCGCTTTTATACTTGTATCTGCTGAGAAACGGCGGAACCGTAACGGCACGGCAAGCGTCAGAAATTCTCGGCCGAAGCGAAAGTGCGGCCGCCGGGGCAATGGCCGTCCTCGGTCGGCTTGGGCTCATTCACTTTGACGAGGCCGCACCGGCCCCCCAGAAGGACGAGACGCCGGAATATACGGCGGAGGACATCAAAAACGAGCTGCAAAACGGTTCTGTTTTTCACGCGCTCGTACAGGAGATTCAAAAGAGCCTTGGCAAAATTCTCACATCCGACGACCTGCTGCGGCTTTTCGGCATTTACGACAGCCTCGGCCTGCCGCCGGAAGTGATTTTACACCTTGTTACCCACTGCATTGATGAGAACAAAAAACGCTATGGACTCGGGCGCGTGCCGACAATGCGATATATTGAGAAAGCCGCCTATACATGGGAAAAAGAGGGCGTTTTATCGCTGGAGCGGGCCGAGGCGTATCTCAAGCGTTTGGAGACCGAGCAAAAAAGCATCCGCGAGATGAAAAAGGTGCTTCAAATTAAGGACAGGGAACTCTCATCGGGTGAACGAAAATACGTTGAAAGCTGGCTGGCACTTGGCTTTTCGCCGGAGGCTGTTGAGCTGGCTTACGATAAAACGCTGCTCAAAACGGGCCGCCTGGCCTGGAGCTATATGGATTCCATCATCATGAGCTGGCACAGCAAAAATCTGCATACC belongs to Oscillospiraceae bacterium CM and includes:
- a CDS encoding U32 family peptidase, producing the protein MLEILAPAGSSEGVIAAVQNGADAVYVGFGNFNARRNAKNFTAEDFRKAAEYCRIRGVKIYVTFNTLASDREFPMLAEQAKFACRHGADAFIIQDLGVLRALRQATPEMPLHASTQMSIHNLEGVKLAAAMGLSRVVLSRELSRAEIAYICRNAPIETEVFAHGALCMCYSGQCYMSAMIGRRSGNRGLCAQPCRLNYSTGGHTAEYVLSLKDNCLIEHLEELEQIGVTSLKIEGRMRRPEYAAIVTGIYSQAVKERKQPSADDMRALEQAFSRQGFTDGYYVGKKGVDMFGIREEEKKGDQVIFATARKNYLHGEFQRIPVRFAGVVRLGEPSKFAAVDDKGNQAMTQGLAPEPAFHKELTATALQTQLHKTGGTPFYCVGVKSAVDGGLSLPAAAINEMRRDLLAELMEKRKHFEPRLEGEFIPGLRLLNREDKPVFTISVMKSAQLSKELAVLQPRVLYLPLEELRDDDDALIPFLDDPDITVAVRLPRVIFDSEKKDVTSLLEKASRMGITEALIGNIGHIQFVKSLGFEARGDFGLNIYNSQTLKSMKDIGLLSATLSFELRLEQIRDLSKPLDTELIVYGRLPLMLTENCIVKNSTNLCTCDNPSGLKDRQGAFFPIVPEYKCRNVVLNSKKLFLADKLNETAKLGLWAERLMFTTENAVECVAVFRRYLGQGDYEPGTYTRGLYFRGVE
- a CDS encoding DUF2179 domain-containing protein codes for the protein MELLLLCIQVFFCRIVDVSLGTVRTILTVKGKIVAASAIGFVEIFVWYVIVQAAISKGGSSLFVALSYAGGFAAGTWAGGRLANTFLRGFLDIQIVTSSKNDRLVEAIQNAGFGVSVLNVNSSAFGNEKYLLVIEIRGSDLKKLQRIVYHVDPSAFVMARETTFIHNGFFK
- a CDS encoding DnaD domain protein gives rise to the protein MDVKLVLSGSEAITLSGQAADKLIRAADGDAALLYLYLLRNGGTVTARQASEILGRSESAAAGAMAVLGRLGLIHFDEAAPAPQKDETPEYTAEDIKNELQNGSVFHALVQEIQKSLGKILTSDDLLRLFGIYDSLGLPPEVILHLVTHCIDENKKRYGLGRVPTMRYIEKAAYTWEKEGVLSLERAEAYLKRLETEQKSIREMKKVLQIKDRELSSGERKYVESWLALGFSPEAVELAYDKTLLKTGRLAWSYMDSIIMSWHSKNLHTVDEIEAKDKKAPFAAKNTQQKAPKTAEADRTDFERMKKFLQKQREA